GCCCGCGTCGAGGTGCCGGACGACTGGTGGGGGAAGTGGCACCGGCTCACCGGCGTCTACGACGGGTCGCAGGTGCGGCTGCTGATCGACGGCGAGGAGGTCGCGGCGCAGCCGTACTCCGGCGAGATCGCGTCGAACACGATGTACACCGTGTCGGTGGGCCGCAACCAGGAGAAGCACGCGGATTCGTTCGCGGGCCGCACCGCGCACGCCGTGGTGGACTCGGCGCGGATCTACGACCGGGCGCTCAGCGATGCGGAGCTCGCGGCCGATCCGGCGCGGGAGGCGGCGCTGGCGCTGAACTTCGACGAGGAGCGGCAGCAGGGCACCTTCCACGACTACGGCTCGTCGAACTTCCTCGCCAACGGGCTGATCAACGCGGATCGCACGCCGCAGCCGGAGCTGGCGCAGCTGGCCTACAGCCACGCCCCGGTTCGGTTCGAGGACGCGGGGGCACCGGGCCGGTTCACCGTGCGCAACTTGAACCACACGCTGTCCACCGCGGCCTACGACCTCAGCTGGCGGCTGGTGGAGGCGGGCGAGGAACTCGCGAGCGGCACCCTCGACGTCGAGGTCCCGGCGGGCGGGGCGGAGCAGGTGCGGCTGGACCTGCCGCAGGCGGGGAAGACGGAGCGGTTCCTGGAGTTGCGGGCGCGGCAACGCGCCGACGCCCCGAGCCTGCCCGCGGGTCACGTGGTGTCGGCCGAGCAGCTGCCCGCGGGCGGCACCGACCCGGCGCCCGCACCCGTCGAGGGTTCGACGCCCGGCCGGGTCTCCGTGGACGGCGCCACCGTGTCCGGGCCTGATTTCCGCTACGAGTTCGACGAGCGGACGGGTGCGCTGAGCTCGATGGACTCCGGTGGCGTGCAGCGCTTGGTCGCCGGGCCGGAGCTGGACGTGTTCCGGGCGCCGACGGGCAACGAGTGGAGCGACTGGAGCGGCATCGAACCGGAGGCGAAGTTCCGCGCGGCCGGGCTGGACCGCCTGGTCACGCAGGTCCTCGGCTTCGACGCCACCGCGCTGCCGGACGGCCGGGCGCGGATCACCATCGACACCCGTTCGGCCGCGCCGGACGTGCCCGGTGAGGGGTTCGGCAGCCGCTGGACCTACACCGTGGACGGGTCCGGGGCGGTCGCCCTGGACCACACGGTGGAGGCGTTCGGGCCGCTCACGAGGGCCTTGCCGTGGCTGCCGAGGGCCGGGTTCGCGCTGCGGCTGCCGGAGTCGTTCACCGACTTCGACTGGTACGGGCGCGGTCCCGGCGAGTCCTACCCGGACCGGTTCCACTCGCAGCCCGTGGGGCGCTGGTCGTCGACGGTGGACGAGCAGTGGTTCGACTTCCTGCCGCCGCAGGACAACGGCGTGAAGATCGGCACGGCGTGGGCGCTGCTGTCCGGCCCCGACGGCGGGCTCCAGGTGTCCGGCGAGGACTTGGCGGTCGCGGCGGAACGGCACTCCAACACCGAACGCACCGACTTCGCCCACCAACTGCGCCAGGACCCCTTCGTGACCTTGCACGTAGGCGCGGTCACCGGCCTCGGCGACACCCCCGTCCCGGTCCAGGACCAGTACCGAGTCCGAGCCGACGTCCCGCACACGACGTCCGTCGTCCTACGGCCCAGCTGATCGGGGAGTCGCGCGGTCGGGCGTGTGGAGCGGCTTTCAAGCCTTCCCCGGTTCGGGCATGTGGTTGTAGTGGCGCGGTGGAAGGTCGTCTCTACTGAGTGCTTCCACGGCTCGTTCTGCTCGGGTGTCCGGGTAGCGGAACCTCAGTGGCTTCCTCGCTGCGGGATCTTTTTTCCAAGTGGCTCCGCCACGAGGAAAAAAGCTGTCCTCGCGAGGAAGCCACTGAGAACCCGCCGGTGGTCGGCTTTGGACGTGGGCTATTCGCTGCGCGAATACAGGCACGGCCTTCGGCCGCAAGGCAGACTTCGCTTCGCTCGTCCACTGCACGGCTTCGCCGCTAGGCACGGCCTTCGGCCGCGAGGTTCTCGTGGAGCAGCACCCCGGAAACCCTGGTGACCAGCGTTGACGTAGTCTTTTTCGCTGTGCTCGTCATTGCGTTGGACACTTCTACGCCTGCGGTGACCGCTGGACTGGTCGCCTTGGACGGCGGCGGGCCCCGGCCTCTCGCGCAACGCGTGACGGTGAACGCGCGGGCGCACGGCGAACTGCTCACGCCGCACTTGATGGCGGCCGTCGCGGAGGCCGGTCACCGGCTCGCCGATGCGGACGCGATCGTGGTGGGCTCGGGGCCGGGGCCGTTCACCGGGCTGCGCGCGGGCATGGTCACCGCTGCCGCGCTCGGGCAGGCCTTGGACGTGCCGGTGCACCCGGTGTGCAGCCTCGATGCCATCGCCGCCGCCGTCCCGGACGGCGCGGCGGGTCAGGGCGTCGTCGCCGACATCGGTGAGCCCGGCGCCGCGGTGTCGGGGGCTTCGGCCGGCGGTTTGCGGCTGCTCGTCGCGACGGACGCGCGGCGCAAGGAGGTCTACTGGGCCGCTTACGGCGCCGATCGCGAGCGGCTCACGGGCCCGCACGTGCACCGGCCGGCGGACGTGCCCGCTGAGATCGACGGGCTGGACTTGGACTTCGCGGTCGGTGAGATGGCGGCGCCGCACCGCGAGGTCTTCGGGCTCGACGTGCTCGGCACCGAGTACCCGACTCCCACGGGCCTGGTCGCCGCGGCGCGCCACGACCTGCAGAGCGGCGCGGAGCCGACGCCGCCGGTCCCGATGTACCTGCGGCGCCCGGACGCCACCGCGCCGGGCCCGCGCAAGCAGGTCAGCCCGGATGATCGGCGGGGAACGGCATGAGCGCGCCGTTCGTGGCGAAGCTGCGCCGCAGCGATTTGAAGCGGTGCGCCGAGCTGGAGCAGGTCCTGTTCCCCGGTGACGACCCGTGGTCGCTGGAGTCGTTCGTGGCCGAGATCGATCGCGGGCACTACTACCTGGGTGCTTACGACGCCGACGAGAACTTGATCGGCTACGCGGGCCTGTCCTTGGCGGGCAAGCCGCCGGAGGTGGACGCCGAGGTGCACACGATGGCCGTCGACCCGGCGCAGCAGGGCCGGGGCGTCGGCGCGGCGCTGCTGCGCAGGCTGCTGGCCCGTGCCGATGAGCACCGCGCCACCACGTTCCTCGAGGTGCGCACCGACAACGACCCGGCGATCGCGCTGTACCGCAAGCACGGGTTCGAGATCGTCGGCCTGCGCAAGCGCTACTACCAGCCTTCGGGCGCGGACGCGCACACGATGCGCAGGCCCGCGGCCGATTCCCCCACCGCGGAGGGAGGTGGTCCGTCGTGACCACCGACCGGATCGTGCTCGGCATCGAGAGCTCTTGCGACGAGACGGGTGTCGGCTTGGTGCGGCTCGGCGCGGACGGCTCGGTCGAGCTGCTCGCCGATGCCGTCGCTTCCAGCGTCGACGAGCACGCCCGCTTCGGCGGGGTGGTTCCGGAGATCGCGAGCCGAGCGCACTTGACGGCGATGACGCCGACGATGCGGCGCGCACTCGACGAATCCGGACTCGAACTGTCCGATGTGGACGCCATCGCGGTGACCGCGGGGCCGGGCCTGGCGGGGGCGCTGATGGTCGGCGTCGCGGCGGCGAAGGCCTATTCGGTGGCGCTGGACGTGCCGCTGTACGGGGTGAACCACCTCGGCGGGCACGTCGCCGTGGACACCTTGCAGCACGGGGCGCTGCCGTCGCGGTGCCTGGCGCTGCTGGTCTCCGGCGGGCACAGCCAGCTGCTGCTGGTGGAAGGCGTCGCGGAGCGGATCACGCAGGTCGGGTCCACGATCGACGACGCCGCCGGGGAGGCCTACGACAAGGTCGCCCGCATTCTCGACCTGCCCTATCCGGGTGGTCCGCCGATCGACAAACTGGCGCAGCAGGGCGATCCGAAGGCGATCGCGTTCCCGCGCGGGCTCACCGGCCCGCGCGATTCGCGGCACGACTTCTCGTTCTCCGGTTTGAAGACGGCGGTGGCCCGCTGGGTGGAGACCGAGCAGCGGGCGGGCCGGGAGGTCCCCGTCGCCGACGTGTGCGCCTCGTTCCAGGAGGCCGTCGCCGACGTGCTCACCGCGAAGGCCGTGCGCGCCGCGCAGGACCTCGGGGTGGACACGCTGGTCATCTCCGGTGGTGTGGCGGCGAATTCGCGGTTGTCGGCGCTGGCCGCCGAGCGCTGCGCGGCGGCGGGCATCACGCTGCGGGTGCCGAAGCCCCGGCTGTGCACGGACAACGGCGCCATGATCGCCGCGCTCGGCGCGCACGTCGTCGCCTCGGGTGCGAAGCCGTCGCCGTTGGACCTCGCCGCCGCGCCCGACCTTCCCGTGGACACCATCGTCGTGAACTGACGTGCCGAACGGGGAGGGGCCGGTGGTGGACAGCGACGTCAGGGCGCTCGACGATCCGGTCGGCGAGTCGCTGCGCGGCCACCACGCCCACCTGGCCCGCCGGGTCGGTTCGGCCGCGACCTACTTGCCGGACGTCACGACGTTCGCGGCGGTGCCCGCCGATGCGGGCGCGGCCGAGTGGGCGGACCTGGCCCGGTTGCTCGGCAGCGGGGCGCTCGCCGACCTGTTCAGCAGCCCGGCGACGCCGCCACCGGAGTGGGAACCGGTCTTCTCCCTCCCGGCGCGGCGGATGGTCGGCCCCGCCGACGGCGTCGCGGACGCCGAGCCCGCATCCGCGGTGGAGCTCGGTCCGGGCGACGTCGCCGACATGCTCGACCTCGTCGCCCGGACCGAGCCGGGACCGTTCTGGGCGCGCACCCGCGAACTCGGCACCTACTTGGGCGTCCGCGACGAGCACGGCGCGCTGGTCGCCATGGCGGGTGAACGGCTCCGGCCGCCCGGCTGGACGGAGATCAGCGCCGTCTGCACCGCCCCGGCGGCCCGGGGCCGCGGCCACGCCGCTCGCCTGGTGCGCGCGCTCGCCGCCCGCATCCGGTCCCGCGGCGAACGCCCCTTCCTGCACGTCACCGACTCCAACACCGCCGCCATCGCGCTCTACGAACGCCTCGGTTTCACGATGCTGGAGCCGGTGACCTTCCGCGGTTTCCGGGTTCCCTGACGGTCAGCCCTCGGCGCGTTCCACCGGGATCCAGAGTTCCGCGTCGGCGTGCT
This window of the Saccharopolyspora gloriosae genome carries:
- the tsaB gene encoding tRNA (adenosine(37)-N6)-threonylcarbamoyltransferase complex dimerization subunit type 1 TsaB, which produces MLVIALDTSTPAVTAGLVALDGGGPRPLAQRVTVNARAHGELLTPHLMAAVAEAGHRLADADAIVVGSGPGPFTGLRAGMVTAAALGQALDVPVHPVCSLDAIAAAVPDGAAGQGVVADIGEPGAAVSGASAGGLRLLVATDARRKEVYWAAYGADRERLTGPHVHRPADVPAEIDGLDLDFAVGEMAAPHREVFGLDVLGTEYPTPTGLVAAARHDLQSGAEPTPPVPMYLRRPDATAPGPRKQVSPDDRRGTA
- the rimI gene encoding ribosomal protein S18-alanine N-acetyltransferase, with product MSAPFVAKLRRSDLKRCAELEQVLFPGDDPWSLESFVAEIDRGHYYLGAYDADENLIGYAGLSLAGKPPEVDAEVHTMAVDPAQQGRGVGAALLRRLLARADEHRATTFLEVRTDNDPAIALYRKHGFEIVGLRKRYYQPSGADAHTMRRPAADSPTAEGGGPS
- the tsaD gene encoding tRNA (adenosine(37)-N6)-threonylcarbamoyltransferase complex transferase subunit TsaD → MTTDRIVLGIESSCDETGVGLVRLGADGSVELLADAVASSVDEHARFGGVVPEIASRAHLTAMTPTMRRALDESGLELSDVDAIAVTAGPGLAGALMVGVAAAKAYSVALDVPLYGVNHLGGHVAVDTLQHGALPSRCLALLVSGGHSQLLLVEGVAERITQVGSTIDDAAGEAYDKVARILDLPYPGGPPIDKLAQQGDPKAIAFPRGLTGPRDSRHDFSFSGLKTAVARWVETEQRAGREVPVADVCASFQEAVADVLTAKAVRAAQDLGVDTLVISGGVAANSRLSALAAERCAAAGITLRVPKPRLCTDNGAMIAALGAHVVASGAKPSPLDLAAAPDLPVDTIVVN
- a CDS encoding GNAT family N-acetyltransferase: MVDSDVRALDDPVGESLRGHHAHLARRVGSAATYLPDVTTFAAVPADAGAAEWADLARLLGSGALADLFSSPATPPPEWEPVFSLPARRMVGPADGVADAEPASAVELGPGDVADMLDLVARTEPGPFWARTRELGTYLGVRDEHGALVAMAGERLRPPGWTEISAVCTAPAARGRGHAARLVRALAARIRSRGERPFLHVTDSNTAAIALYERLGFTMLEPVTFRGFRVP